Proteins from a genomic interval of Thunnus thynnus chromosome 5, fThuThy2.1, whole genome shotgun sequence:
- the znf710a gene encoding zinc finger protein 710a isoform X1, giving the protein MRSLKHLKHHSRNNVEEESGRLVRTYPKMTEGHVDVATQTEPVVVLSLAQAAVLGLISQNEIFGATIAPNGFYTGEPRECPPPQPEAMEYEYADQLIGANGDYLAEPAGEPEPQPHCSERRRPGPRGRTKRPKSDGELVGHPHKVSSPQAQVKGERLESDTPSSCIHINSRRSPGKQEDHTTQQGSLKEEQACGNCPSCARDTSRPQSDGQPEQEQEESSGREKDREEEELVVEEEEEEEALNLKTSGDTGSPLENRYYESNEVAYESADMALPGEYEENGQAMLWSDPEGLARRMQIDRLDINVQIDESYCVDVGEGLKRWKCRMCEKSYTSKYNLVTHILGHNGIKPHECLHCGKLFKQPSHLQTHLLTHQGTRPHKCTVCEKAFTQTSHLKRHMLQHSDVKPYSCRFCGRGFAYPSELRTHENKHENGQCHVCTQCGMEFPTYAHLKRHLTSHQGPTTYQCTECHKSFAYRSQLQNHLMKHQNVRPYVCPECGMEFVQIHHLRQHALTHKVLAAHALARKGMKEFKCDVCAREFTLSANLKRHMLIHASVRPFQCHVCFKTFVQKQTLKTHMIVHLPVKPFKCKVCGKSFNRMYNLLGHMHLHAGSKPFKCPYCTSKFNLKGNLSRHMKVKHGIMDTSIDGQEPPQDPEGQEDYEEESFEFSERENRANNNNTPDIAKLSQMEYYSTYGKGAGRFSTA; this is encoded by the exons ATGAGATCCCTGAAACACCTCAAACATCACTCCAGGAACAATGTG gaggaggagagtggcCGCTTGGTGCGGACCTACCCCAAGATGACTGAGGGCCACGTGGATGTGGCCACACAGACGGAGCCTGTGGTGGTGCTATCTCTGGCTCAGGCAGCTGTTCTTGGCCTCATCTCCCAGAATGAAATCTTTGGGGCCACCATCGCTCCTAATGGCTTTTACACAGGAGAGCCCAGAGAGTGTCCCCCTCCTCAGCCTGAGGCAATGGAGTATGAGTACGCTGACCAGCTGATAGGGGCCAACGGGGACTACCTGGCTGAGCCTGCTGGGGAACCGGAGCCTCAGCCACACTGCAGTGAGAGAAGACGGCCGGGGCCCCGTGGGAGGACCAAGAGGCCCAAGAGTGATGGAGAATTAGTGGGTCACCCTCACAAAGTATCAAGTCCACAGGCTCAGGTTAAAGGTGAACGGCTTGAGTCTGATACGCCATCTTCCTGCATTCACATAAACAGCAGGCGTAGCCCTGGCAAGCAAGAGGATCACACCACACAACAAGGTTCTCTAAAAGAGGAGCAGGCCTGCGGAAACTGTCCCTCATGTGCAAGAGACACATCCAGGCCACAATCAGATGGACAGCCAGagcaggaacaagaagaaagcAGTGGTAGAGAAAAagacagggaggaagaggagctggtggtggaggaagaagaagaggaggaggcacTAAACCTCAAAACTAGTGGAGATACTGGTAGTCCTCTGGAGAACCGGTATTATGAGTCCAATGAGGTGGCCTATGAGTCTGCTGATATGGCGCTGCCAGGAGAGTACGAGGAGAATGGCCAGGCCATGCTGTGGTCAGACCCGGAGGGCCTTGCCAGGCGAATGCAGATTGACCGGCTGGACATCAACGTACAGATAGATGAGTCTTACTGCGTAGATGTAGGAGAGGGTCTGAAGCGCTGGAAGTGCCGCATGTGTGAGAAATCATACACATCCAAATATAACCTCGTCACACATATCCTGGGCCATAATGGAATTAAGCCCCACGAATGTCTACACTGTGGAAAGCTCTTCAAGCAGCCAAGCCACCTTCAGACTCACCTGCTCACCCACCAGGGAACCCGACCTCACAAGTGCACCGTTTGTGAGAAAGCCTTCACACAGACCAGCCACCTGAAGAGGCACATGCTACAGCATTCGGACGTCAAGCCCTACAGCTGTCGCTTCTGTGGCCGTGGCTTCGCCTACCCCAGTGAGCTGCGGACCCACGAGAACAAACATGAGAATGGTCAGTGCCATGTCTGCACCCAGTGTGGTATGGAGTTCCCAACCTACGCGCACCTGAAACGCCACCTGACCAGCCATCAGGGCCCCACTACATACCAATGCACAGAATGCCACAAGTCCTTCGCCTACCGCAGCCAGCTGCAGAACCACTTAATGAAGCACCAGAACGTGCGGCCCTACGTTTGCCCCGAGTGCGGCATGGAGTTTGTCCAGATCCACCACCTTCGGCAACACGCTCTCACTCACAAGGTACTGGCAGCGCACGCCCTCGCACGTAAG GGTATGAAAGAATTCAAATGTGACGTCTGTGCCAGAGAGTTCACCCTGTCTGCCAACCTGAAGAGACACATGTTGATTCATGCCAGTGTGAGGCCCTTCCAGTGCCACGTCTGCTTCAAGACCTTCGTCCAAAAGCAGACCCTTAAAACGCACATGATTGTCCATCTGCCGGTCAAGCCGTTCAAATGCAAG gtgtgcGGAAAGTCGTTCAACAGAATGTACAACCTCCTCGGCCACATGCATCTCCACGCCGGCAGCAAGCCCTTCAAGTGCCCTTACTGCACCAGCAAGTTTAACCTGAAGGGCAACCTCAGCCGACACATGAAGGTCAAACACGGCATCATGGACACCTCGATAGATGGACAAG AGCCCCCCCAAGACCCAGAAGGCCAGGAGGATTATGAAGAGGAGAGCTTTGAATTCAGTGAGCGAGAAAACCGggctaacaacaacaacacaccaGACATTGCTAAACTATCTCAAATGGAGTATTACAGCACCTATGGGAAGGGCGCGGGGCGCTTCAGCActgcatga
- the idh2 gene encoding isocitrate dehydrogenase [NADP], mitochondrial, with amino-acid sequence MAGYLKVLSTLSRSAGAAFSKNPAVLAPAANCQTLQQRNYADKRIKVAQPVVEMDGDEMTRIIWEFIKEKLILSNVDVELKYYDLGLPYRDQTDDQVTIDSALATKKYHVAVKCATITPDEARVEEFNLKKMWKSPNGTIRNILGGTVFREPIICKNIPRLVPGWTQPITIGRHAFGDQYRATDFVVNKPGKFKIIFSPADGSAGKEWEVYDFPAGGCGMGMYNTDESITGFAHSCFQYAIGKKWPLYMSTKNTILKAYDGRFKDIFEDIFQKHYKPEFDKLKIWYEHRLIDDMVAQVLKSSGAFVWACKNYDGDVQSDILAQGFGSLGLMTSVLVCPDGKTIEAEAAHGTVTRHYREHQKGRPTSTNPIASIFAWTRGLEHRGKLDGNPDLIKFSQTLERVCVETVESGTMTKDLAGCIHGLSHVKLNEHYVNTTDFLDAIKTNLDKALGK; translated from the exons ATGCCGACAAACGCATCAAAGTGGCCCAGCCAGTGGTGGAGATGGACGGAGACGAGATGACCAGGATCATCTGGGAGTTCATCAAAGAGAAG CTCATCCTGTCTAATGTTGACGTCGAGCTGAAGTATTATGACCTGGGTCTGCCATACCGTGACCAGACTGATGACCAGGTCACCATCGACTCTGCCCTGGCTACTAAGAAGTACCATGTGGCGGTTAAATGTGCCACCATCACACCAGACGAAGCCAGAGTGGAAG aGTTCAACCTGAAGAAGATGTGGAAGAGTCCCAACGGAACCATCAGGAACATCCTGGGCGGCACCGTCTTCCGTGAGCCAATCATCTGTAAGAACATTCCCAGGCTCGTTCCTGGCTGGACACAGCCCATCACTATTGGCAGACACGCCTTTGGTGATCAG TACAGAGCAACAGACTTTGTTGTGAACAAGCCCGGCAAATTCAAGATCATCTTCTCACCTGCTGATGGTAGCGCAGGCAAGGAATGGGAGGTCTATGACTTCCCTGCTGGTGGCTGTGGAATGGGCATGTACAACACAGATGAG TCTATTACAGGCTTTGCACACAGCTGCTTCCAGTACGCTATTGGCAAGAAGTGGCCACTGTACATGAGCACAAAGAACACCATTCTTAAAGCTTATGATGGCAGATTTAAGGATATCTTCGAGGATATCTTTCAGAA GCACTATAAGCCTGAGTTTGACAAACTGAAGATCTGGTATGAGCACAGGCTTATTGACGATATGGTTGCCCAAGTGCTGAAGTCCTCTGGAGCCTTTGTGTGGGCTTGCAAGAACTACGACGGAGATGTTCAGTCTGATATCCTTGCACAGG GTTTCGGCTCTCTGGGACTGATGACATCAGTTCTGGTGTGCCCTGATGGCAAGACCATTGAAGCTGAGGCTGCCCATGGCACTGTGACCAGGCACTACCGCGAGCACCAGAAG GGAAGACCAACCAGCACAAACCCCATTGCCAGCATCTTTGCCTGGACCAGAGGCCTGGAGCATCGCGGGAAACTCGATGGCAACCCTGACCTTATCAA GTTCTCCCAGACTctggagagagtgtgtgttgagaCTGTTGAGAGCGGAACGATGACCAAGGACCTTGCAGGCTGCATCCATGGCCTGTCCCA TGTCAAGCTGAACGAGCACTATGTCAATACTACAGACTTCCTCGACGCCATCAAGACAAATCTGGATAAAGCCCTCGGCAAGTGA
- the znf710a gene encoding zinc finger protein 710a isoform X3 has translation MRSLKHLKHHSRNNVEEESGRLVRTYPKMTEGHVDVATQTEPVVVLSLAQAAVLGLISQNEIFGATIAPNGFYTGEPRECPPPQPEAMEYEYADQLIGANGDYLAEPAGEPEPQPHCSERRRPGPRGRTKRPKSDGELVGHPHKVSSPQAQVKGERLESDTPSSCIHINSRRSPGKQEDHTTQQGSLKEEQACGNCPSCARDTSRPQSDGQPEQEQEESSGREKDREEEELVVEEEEEEEALNLKTSGDTGSPLENRYYESNEVAYESADMALPGEYEENGQAMLWSDPEGLARRMQIDRLDINVQIDESYCVDVGEGLKRWKCRMCEKSYTSKYNLVTHILGHNGIKPHECLHCGKLFKQPSHLQTHLLTHQGTRPHKCTVCEKAFTQTSHLKRHMLQHSDVKPYSCRFCGRGFAYPSELRTHENKHENGQCHVCTQCGMEFPTYAHLKRHLTSHQGPTTYQCTECHKSFAYRSQLQNHLMKHQNVRPYVCPECGMEFVQIHHLRQHALTHKGMKEFKCDVCAREFTLSANLKRHMLIHASVRPFQCHVCFKTFVQKQTLKTHMIVHLPVKPFKCKVCGKSFNRMYNLLGHMHLHAGSKPFKCPYCTSKFNLKGNLSRHMKVKHGIMDTSIDGQEPPQDPEGQEDYEEESFEFSERENRANNNNTPDIAKLSQMEYYSTYGKGAGRFSTA, from the exons ATGAGATCCCTGAAACACCTCAAACATCACTCCAGGAACAATGTG gaggaggagagtggcCGCTTGGTGCGGACCTACCCCAAGATGACTGAGGGCCACGTGGATGTGGCCACACAGACGGAGCCTGTGGTGGTGCTATCTCTGGCTCAGGCAGCTGTTCTTGGCCTCATCTCCCAGAATGAAATCTTTGGGGCCACCATCGCTCCTAATGGCTTTTACACAGGAGAGCCCAGAGAGTGTCCCCCTCCTCAGCCTGAGGCAATGGAGTATGAGTACGCTGACCAGCTGATAGGGGCCAACGGGGACTACCTGGCTGAGCCTGCTGGGGAACCGGAGCCTCAGCCACACTGCAGTGAGAGAAGACGGCCGGGGCCCCGTGGGAGGACCAAGAGGCCCAAGAGTGATGGAGAATTAGTGGGTCACCCTCACAAAGTATCAAGTCCACAGGCTCAGGTTAAAGGTGAACGGCTTGAGTCTGATACGCCATCTTCCTGCATTCACATAAACAGCAGGCGTAGCCCTGGCAAGCAAGAGGATCACACCACACAACAAGGTTCTCTAAAAGAGGAGCAGGCCTGCGGAAACTGTCCCTCATGTGCAAGAGACACATCCAGGCCACAATCAGATGGACAGCCAGagcaggaacaagaagaaagcAGTGGTAGAGAAAAagacagggaggaagaggagctggtggtggaggaagaagaagaggaggaggcacTAAACCTCAAAACTAGTGGAGATACTGGTAGTCCTCTGGAGAACCGGTATTATGAGTCCAATGAGGTGGCCTATGAGTCTGCTGATATGGCGCTGCCAGGAGAGTACGAGGAGAATGGCCAGGCCATGCTGTGGTCAGACCCGGAGGGCCTTGCCAGGCGAATGCAGATTGACCGGCTGGACATCAACGTACAGATAGATGAGTCTTACTGCGTAGATGTAGGAGAGGGTCTGAAGCGCTGGAAGTGCCGCATGTGTGAGAAATCATACACATCCAAATATAACCTCGTCACACATATCCTGGGCCATAATGGAATTAAGCCCCACGAATGTCTACACTGTGGAAAGCTCTTCAAGCAGCCAAGCCACCTTCAGACTCACCTGCTCACCCACCAGGGAACCCGACCTCACAAGTGCACCGTTTGTGAGAAAGCCTTCACACAGACCAGCCACCTGAAGAGGCACATGCTACAGCATTCGGACGTCAAGCCCTACAGCTGTCGCTTCTGTGGCCGTGGCTTCGCCTACCCCAGTGAGCTGCGGACCCACGAGAACAAACATGAGAATGGTCAGTGCCATGTCTGCACCCAGTGTGGTATGGAGTTCCCAACCTACGCGCACCTGAAACGCCACCTGACCAGCCATCAGGGCCCCACTACATACCAATGCACAGAATGCCACAAGTCCTTCGCCTACCGCAGCCAGCTGCAGAACCACTTAATGAAGCACCAGAACGTGCGGCCCTACGTTTGCCCCGAGTGCGGCATGGAGTTTGTCCAGATCCACCACCTTCGGCAACACGCTCTCACTCACAAG GGTATGAAAGAATTCAAATGTGACGTCTGTGCCAGAGAGTTCACCCTGTCTGCCAACCTGAAGAGACACATGTTGATTCATGCCAGTGTGAGGCCCTTCCAGTGCCACGTCTGCTTCAAGACCTTCGTCCAAAAGCAGACCCTTAAAACGCACATGATTGTCCATCTGCCGGTCAAGCCGTTCAAATGCAAG gtgtgcGGAAAGTCGTTCAACAGAATGTACAACCTCCTCGGCCACATGCATCTCCACGCCGGCAGCAAGCCCTTCAAGTGCCCTTACTGCACCAGCAAGTTTAACCTGAAGGGCAACCTCAGCCGACACATGAAGGTCAAACACGGCATCATGGACACCTCGATAGATGGACAAG AGCCCCCCCAAGACCCAGAAGGCCAGGAGGATTATGAAGAGGAGAGCTTTGAATTCAGTGAGCGAGAAAACCGggctaacaacaacaacacaccaGACATTGCTAAACTATCTCAAATGGAGTATTACAGCACCTATGGGAAGGGCGCGGGGCGCTTCAGCActgcatga
- the znf710a gene encoding zinc finger protein 710a isoform X2, producing METGIMYDVPSFEEEEESGRLVRTYPKMTEGHVDVATQTEPVVVLSLAQAAVLGLISQNEIFGATIAPNGFYTGEPRECPPPQPEAMEYEYADQLIGANGDYLAEPAGEPEPQPHCSERRRPGPRGRTKRPKSDGELVGHPHKVSSPQAQVKGERLESDTPSSCIHINSRRSPGKQEDHTTQQGSLKEEQACGNCPSCARDTSRPQSDGQPEQEQEESSGREKDREEEELVVEEEEEEEALNLKTSGDTGSPLENRYYESNEVAYESADMALPGEYEENGQAMLWSDPEGLARRMQIDRLDINVQIDESYCVDVGEGLKRWKCRMCEKSYTSKYNLVTHILGHNGIKPHECLHCGKLFKQPSHLQTHLLTHQGTRPHKCTVCEKAFTQTSHLKRHMLQHSDVKPYSCRFCGRGFAYPSELRTHENKHENGQCHVCTQCGMEFPTYAHLKRHLTSHQGPTTYQCTECHKSFAYRSQLQNHLMKHQNVRPYVCPECGMEFVQIHHLRQHALTHKVLAAHALARKGMKEFKCDVCAREFTLSANLKRHMLIHASVRPFQCHVCFKTFVQKQTLKTHMIVHLPVKPFKCKVCGKSFNRMYNLLGHMHLHAGSKPFKCPYCTSKFNLKGNLSRHMKVKHGIMDTSIDGQEPPQDPEGQEDYEEESFEFSERENRANNNNTPDIAKLSQMEYYSTYGKGAGRFSTA from the exons ATGGAAACAGGAATAATGTACGACGTGCCAAGCTTTGAAGAG gaggaggagagtggcCGCTTGGTGCGGACCTACCCCAAGATGACTGAGGGCCACGTGGATGTGGCCACACAGACGGAGCCTGTGGTGGTGCTATCTCTGGCTCAGGCAGCTGTTCTTGGCCTCATCTCCCAGAATGAAATCTTTGGGGCCACCATCGCTCCTAATGGCTTTTACACAGGAGAGCCCAGAGAGTGTCCCCCTCCTCAGCCTGAGGCAATGGAGTATGAGTACGCTGACCAGCTGATAGGGGCCAACGGGGACTACCTGGCTGAGCCTGCTGGGGAACCGGAGCCTCAGCCACACTGCAGTGAGAGAAGACGGCCGGGGCCCCGTGGGAGGACCAAGAGGCCCAAGAGTGATGGAGAATTAGTGGGTCACCCTCACAAAGTATCAAGTCCACAGGCTCAGGTTAAAGGTGAACGGCTTGAGTCTGATACGCCATCTTCCTGCATTCACATAAACAGCAGGCGTAGCCCTGGCAAGCAAGAGGATCACACCACACAACAAGGTTCTCTAAAAGAGGAGCAGGCCTGCGGAAACTGTCCCTCATGTGCAAGAGACACATCCAGGCCACAATCAGATGGACAGCCAGagcaggaacaagaagaaagcAGTGGTAGAGAAAAagacagggaggaagaggagctggtggtggaggaagaagaagaggaggaggcacTAAACCTCAAAACTAGTGGAGATACTGGTAGTCCTCTGGAGAACCGGTATTATGAGTCCAATGAGGTGGCCTATGAGTCTGCTGATATGGCGCTGCCAGGAGAGTACGAGGAGAATGGCCAGGCCATGCTGTGGTCAGACCCGGAGGGCCTTGCCAGGCGAATGCAGATTGACCGGCTGGACATCAACGTACAGATAGATGAGTCTTACTGCGTAGATGTAGGAGAGGGTCTGAAGCGCTGGAAGTGCCGCATGTGTGAGAAATCATACACATCCAAATATAACCTCGTCACACATATCCTGGGCCATAATGGAATTAAGCCCCACGAATGTCTACACTGTGGAAAGCTCTTCAAGCAGCCAAGCCACCTTCAGACTCACCTGCTCACCCACCAGGGAACCCGACCTCACAAGTGCACCGTTTGTGAGAAAGCCTTCACACAGACCAGCCACCTGAAGAGGCACATGCTACAGCATTCGGACGTCAAGCCCTACAGCTGTCGCTTCTGTGGCCGTGGCTTCGCCTACCCCAGTGAGCTGCGGACCCACGAGAACAAACATGAGAATGGTCAGTGCCATGTCTGCACCCAGTGTGGTATGGAGTTCCCAACCTACGCGCACCTGAAACGCCACCTGACCAGCCATCAGGGCCCCACTACATACCAATGCACAGAATGCCACAAGTCCTTCGCCTACCGCAGCCAGCTGCAGAACCACTTAATGAAGCACCAGAACGTGCGGCCCTACGTTTGCCCCGAGTGCGGCATGGAGTTTGTCCAGATCCACCACCTTCGGCAACACGCTCTCACTCACAAGGTACTGGCAGCGCACGCCCTCGCACGTAAG GGTATGAAAGAATTCAAATGTGACGTCTGTGCCAGAGAGTTCACCCTGTCTGCCAACCTGAAGAGACACATGTTGATTCATGCCAGTGTGAGGCCCTTCCAGTGCCACGTCTGCTTCAAGACCTTCGTCCAAAAGCAGACCCTTAAAACGCACATGATTGTCCATCTGCCGGTCAAGCCGTTCAAATGCAAG gtgtgcGGAAAGTCGTTCAACAGAATGTACAACCTCCTCGGCCACATGCATCTCCACGCCGGCAGCAAGCCCTTCAAGTGCCCTTACTGCACCAGCAAGTTTAACCTGAAGGGCAACCTCAGCCGACACATGAAGGTCAAACACGGCATCATGGACACCTCGATAGATGGACAAG AGCCCCCCCAAGACCCAGAAGGCCAGGAGGATTATGAAGAGGAGAGCTTTGAATTCAGTGAGCGAGAAAACCGggctaacaacaacaacacaccaGACATTGCTAAACTATCTCAAATGGAGTATTACAGCACCTATGGGAAGGGCGCGGGGCGCTTCAGCActgcatga